The Comamonas sp. GB3 AK4-5 genome includes a region encoding these proteins:
- a CDS encoding DUF779 domain-containing protein, with translation MVERVIATPATLELIELLQVKYGPKLFFHQSGGCCDNSAANCYIEGELTIGPGDVLLGHIGGLPFYMSRSQFEYWQHTQLIIDVINGHGGGTLSLEGPEGKAFLTRSRVFTDDELAQLRTQAAL, from the coding sequence ATGGTCGAGCGTGTGATCGCCACTCCTGCGACCCTGGAGTTGATTGAACTCCTCCAGGTCAAATACGGGCCGAAACTGTTTTTTCACCAATCCGGTGGCTGCTGCGACAACAGCGCGGCCAACTGCTACATCGAGGGCGAGCTGACCATAGGCCCGGGCGATGTGCTGCTGGGCCATATCGGCGGCCTGCCGTTCTACATGAGCCGCTCGCAGTTCGAGTATTGGCAGCACACCCAGCTCATCATCGACGTCATCAACGGCCATGGCGGCGGCACGCTGTCGCTGGAAGGGCCGGAGGGCAAGGCCTTTCTCACCCGCTCGCGCGTGTTCACCGACGATGAGCTGGCGCAGCTGCGCACCCAGGCTGCGCTGTAA
- a CDS encoding ShlB/FhaC/HecB family hemolysin secretion/activation protein: MHPHSLFHPEAKRTAAQSAVLPLAALLLTGAVAHAQSVPDAGSLQRETERSLQAPHLAPAPQAAPATRPMAADAKAVRVTVQRIAIEGATLIPTAELEALVASQLGQSLTLAELEHAAQTLAEHYRQRGWYARVYLPQQDVTGGTVRIQVLEGRYSGSSVQHSGERADAAAVQATVTQRLQPGQPLSSADLERGLLIANDLPGIAASGTLQAGQAQGDTALVVSVQDTAFITGDAGLSNHGIKSTGRVQASGGLALNNMNGSGDQLALRLLAAQDIRSALVRYSLPLGRSGLRLAAHASTLDYQLGGSYKALDAEGKAHTGGLSLSYPLIRQAERNLSLSAGYEHRRYDDDMQSLALRRHRINALTLGISGDLRDSLGGGGISWGGVSLASGRLNLNGIASDAAQDAVTAKTQGSYTKLAWNLARVQSLGALGPGWQVQASASGQFASGNLASSERMTLGGPSQVRAYPVNEASGDQGLLLKLELQKELGQGWQAVAFYDAGHIRQHKNTWAGWSPNGQPNRYSLQGAGLGVNWRTQNWQLAASIAAPIGSNRGEDAQGRNNDGSKASSVRGWLSLTRLF; this comes from the coding sequence ATGCACCCACACTCTCTTTTCCATCCTGAGGCCAAGCGCACTGCGGCGCAGTCGGCGGTTTTGCCGCTGGCTGCCTTGCTGCTGACCGGCGCGGTTGCCCACGCTCAGTCTGTACCCGACGCCGGCAGCCTGCAGCGTGAGACCGAGCGCAGCCTGCAGGCCCCGCACCTTGCCCCCGCGCCCCAGGCGGCCCCCGCCACCAGGCCCATGGCAGCCGATGCCAAGGCCGTGCGCGTCACCGTGCAGCGCATCGCCATCGAAGGCGCGACCCTGATCCCCACGGCCGAACTGGAGGCCCTGGTCGCCAGCCAGCTGGGTCAGTCGCTGACCCTGGCCGAACTCGAACACGCCGCCCAGACCCTGGCCGAGCACTACCGCCAGCGCGGCTGGTATGCCCGCGTCTACCTGCCCCAGCAGGATGTGACGGGCGGCACGGTGCGCATCCAGGTGCTCGAAGGCCGCTACAGCGGCTCCAGCGTGCAGCACAGCGGTGAACGCGCCGACGCCGCTGCCGTGCAAGCCACCGTCACCCAGCGCCTGCAGCCCGGCCAGCCCCTGTCCTCCGCCGACCTGGAGCGCGGCCTGCTGATCGCCAACGACCTGCCCGGCATCGCCGCCAGCGGCACCCTGCAGGCGGGCCAGGCGCAGGGCGACACCGCCCTGGTCGTCAGCGTGCAGGACACGGCCTTCATCACCGGCGACGCGGGCCTGAGCAACCACGGCATCAAATCCACGGGCCGGGTGCAGGCCTCGGGTGGCCTGGCCTTGAACAATATGAATGGCAGTGGTGACCAACTGGCCTTGCGCCTGCTGGCGGCCCAGGACATCCGCAGCGCCCTGGTCCGCTACAGCCTGCCCCTGGGCCGCAGCGGCCTGCGCCTGGCCGCCCATGCCTCCACCCTGGACTACCAGTTGGGTGGCAGCTACAAGGCGCTGGATGCCGAAGGCAAGGCCCATACCGGTGGCCTGAGCCTCAGCTACCCCCTGATCCGCCAGGCCGAGCGCAACCTGAGCCTCAGCGCGGGCTACGAGCACCGCCGCTACGACGACGACATGCAAAGCCTGGCCCTGCGCCGCCATCGCATCAACGCCTTGACCCTGGGAATCAGCGGCGACCTGCGCGACAGCCTGGGCGGCGGCGGCATCAGCTGGGGCGGGGTCAGCCTGGCCAGCGGCCGCCTGAACCTGAATGGCATTGCCAGCGACGCCGCCCAGGACGCCGTCACCGCCAAAACCCAGGGCAGCTACACCAAACTGGCCTGGAACCTGGCCCGCGTGCAAAGCCTGGGCGCCCTGGGCCCCGGCTGGCAAGTCCAGGCCAGCGCCAGCGGCCAATTTGCCAGCGGCAACCTCGCCAGCAGCGAGCGCATGACCCTGGGCGGCCCCAGCCAGGTGCGCGCCTACCCCGTCAACGAAGCCAGCGGCGACCAGGGCCTGTTGCTCAAGCTTGAGCTGCAAAAAGAGCTGGGCCAGGGCTGGCAGGCCGTGGCCTTCTACGACGCGGGCCACATCCGCCAGCACAAAAACACCTGGGCGGGCTGGAGCCCCAACGGCCAGCCCAACCGCTACAGCCTGCAAGGCGCAGGCCTGGGCGTGAACTGGAGAACGCAAAACTGGCAACTGGCCGCCAGCATCGCCGCACCCATAGGCAGCAACCGGGGGGAAGACGCCCAGGGACGCAATAACGACGGCAGCAAAGCCAGTAGCGTGCGCGGCTGGCTCAGTCTGACGCGGCTGTTCTGA
- a CDS encoding aldehyde dehydrogenase family protein, which yields MTYVLPGQTGALHRYQDQYDNYIGGQWVPPSNGEYFDVVTPINGSVYTRVARGTAADIEKALDAAHAAADAWGKTSTTERSNLLLQIADRIDAHRELLAYVETVDNGKAIRETLAADIPLSADHFRYFAGAIRAQEGGISQIDNDTVAYHFHEPLGVVGQIIPWNFPILMAAWKLAPALAAGNCVVLKPAEQTPVSILILAGLIGDLLPPGVLNIVNGFGREAGMPLATSKRIGKIAFTGSTSTGRVIAQAAANSLIPATLELGGKSPNIFFADVMDKDDGFLDKAIEGLVLFAFNQGEVCTCPSRALIHESIYDKFMERVLQRVAAIQHGNPLDPSTMMGAQASKEQLTKILSYLDLGKQEGAEVLIGGAQAKLGKELDSGYYVQPTIFKGHNKMRIFQEEIFGPVLAVTTFKTEEEALALANDTLYGLGAGVWSRNGNVAYRMGRAIKAGRVWTNCYHHYPAHAAFGGYKESGIGRENHKMMLDHYQQTKNLLVSYTESKLGFF from the coding sequence ATGACTTATGTTCTCCCTGGCCAGACTGGCGCGCTGCACCGCTACCAAGACCAATACGACAACTACATCGGCGGCCAATGGGTGCCGCCCAGCAATGGCGAGTATTTCGACGTGGTCACCCCCATCAACGGCAGCGTCTACACCCGTGTGGCACGCGGCACGGCGGCCGACATTGAAAAGGCGCTGGACGCCGCCCATGCCGCAGCCGACGCCTGGGGCAAGACCTCGACCACCGAGCGCAGCAATTTGCTGCTGCAGATTGCCGACCGCATCGATGCCCACCGCGAGCTACTGGCCTATGTGGAGACCGTAGACAACGGCAAGGCCATACGCGAAACACTGGCCGCCGACATTCCGCTGTCAGCCGACCATTTCCGCTACTTTGCCGGCGCCATACGCGCCCAGGAAGGCGGCATCAGCCAGATCGACAACGACACCGTGGCCTACCACTTCCACGAGCCGCTGGGCGTGGTGGGGCAGATCATTCCCTGGAATTTTCCCATTCTGATGGCGGCCTGGAAGCTGGCGCCCGCGCTAGCCGCAGGCAACTGCGTGGTGCTCAAGCCCGCCGAGCAAACGCCGGTTTCCATCCTGATCCTGGCCGGGCTGATTGGTGACCTGCTGCCCCCGGGCGTGCTCAACATCGTTAACGGTTTTGGCCGCGAGGCCGGTATGCCCCTGGCCACCAGCAAGCGCATTGGCAAAATCGCCTTCACCGGCTCCACCAGCACCGGCCGGGTGATTGCCCAGGCGGCGGCCAACAGCCTGATTCCGGCCACGCTGGAGCTGGGCGGCAAATCGCCCAATATCTTCTTCGCCGACGTGATGGACAAGGACGACGGCTTTCTGGACAAGGCCATCGAAGGCCTGGTGCTGTTTGCCTTCAACCAGGGCGAGGTCTGTACCTGCCCCAGCCGGGCACTGATCCATGAATCCATCTACGACAAGTTCATGGAGCGGGTGCTCCAACGCGTGGCCGCCATCCAGCATGGCAACCCGCTGGACCCCAGCACCATGATGGGCGCCCAGGCCAGCAAGGAGCAGCTCACCAAAATCCTCTCCTACCTGGACCTGGGCAAGCAAGAAGGGGCCGAGGTGCTGATTGGTGGCGCACAGGCCAAGCTGGGCAAGGAGCTGGACAGCGGCTACTACGTGCAGCCCACCATCTTCAAGGGCCACAACAAGATGCGCATCTTCCAGGAGGAAATCTTCGGCCCCGTGCTGGCCGTGACCACCTTCAAGACCGAGGAAGAGGCCCTGGCCCTTGCCAATGACACCCTCTACGGCCTGGGCGCCGGCGTCTGGAGCCGCAACGGCAATGTGGCCTACCGCATGGGCCGCGCCATCAAGGCCGGCCGCGTATGGACCAATTGCTACCACCACTATCCGGCCCACGCCGCGTTTGGCGGCTACAAGGAGTCCGGCATTGGTCGGGAGAACCACAAGATGATGTTGGACCATTACCAGCAGACCAAGAATTTGCTGGTGAGTTACACCGAATCCAAACTCGGCTTCTTCTGA
- a CDS encoding DUF2501 domain-containing protein has protein sequence MKITVATALLSTTLALIALPAQAGLGDTLRDSASKLGGGSSAASESSGSGLGSLVGGAGGSAGGLGALGGMAGSGTASNAAGVITYCMKNNYLNANKAAQVKDQLLGKIGLGKKEEPKDQGYKDGLMGVIKGDGGKSFNMDKIKGDLKEKACDMVLDNAKSFL, from the coding sequence ATGAAAATCACAGTGGCCACCGCTTTGCTGAGCACCACCCTCGCCCTCATCGCGCTACCGGCCCAGGCCGGCCTGGGCGACACGCTGCGCGACAGCGCTTCCAAGTTGGGCGGCGGCTCCAGCGCCGCCAGCGAAAGCAGCGGCTCCGGCCTGGGCAGCCTGGTGGGCGGTGCAGGCGGCAGTGCCGGTGGCCTGGGCGCTCTGGGCGGCATGGCCGGCTCGGGCACGGCCAGCAATGCGGCTGGCGTCATCACCTACTGCATGAAGAACAACTACCTGAACGCCAACAAGGCCGCCCAGGTCAAGGACCAGCTGCTGGGCAAGATCGGCCTGGGCAAAAAGGAAGAGCCCAAGGACCAGGGCTACAAGGACGGCCTGATGGGCGTGATCAAGGGCGATGGCGGCAAAAGCTTCAATATGGACAAGATCAAGGGCGATCTGAAGGAGAAAGCCTGCGACATGGTGTTGGACAACGCCAAGTCCTTCTTGTGA
- a CDS encoding DUF2905 family protein — protein MIRWMLLMFILLVLVNSATGWVRKIGLGRLPGDFSLRILGREVFLPCASAVLMTMLMFSAIKLLAWMM, from the coding sequence ATGATTCGCTGGATGCTGCTGATGTTCATCTTGCTGGTGCTGGTCAACAGCGCCACGGGCTGGGTGCGCAAGATTGGCCTGGGCCGGCTGCCTGGTGACTTCAGCTTGCGCATTCTGGGCCGCGAGGTGTTTTTGCCCTGCGCCAGCGCGGTGCTGATGACGATGCTGATGTTCAGTGCCATCAAGCTGCTGGCTTGGATGATGTAA
- a CDS encoding helix-turn-helix transcriptional regulator, translating into MPRQNTAPADFPLAVLQQIAQLGQHIAIARKRRGESQAQWAKKLGVSQPTMARIERGDPAVSMAFYVMCIWLINPAQGQGLAELIAPQHDHAALELEVAKVRTKRRPVGPKAVPATPLHTGAPSAPAHLSSAAPQVAEPTLNYGALRKAVAQASQADTAQTMLQTAPHSVGQQVQPARPGSILAAAQAAALLVRAKPGSEKDPL; encoded by the coding sequence ATGCCACGCCAAAACACTGCCCCCGCTGACTTCCCCCTGGCCGTGCTCCAGCAGATTGCGCAGTTGGGCCAGCACATCGCCATTGCACGCAAGCGGCGTGGCGAGTCGCAGGCGCAATGGGCAAAAAAACTGGGGGTTTCGCAGCCCACCATGGCCCGTATCGAGCGCGGCGATCCCGCCGTCTCCATGGCGTTCTATGTGATGTGCATATGGCTGATCAACCCCGCCCAAGGACAGGGGCTGGCCGAGTTGATTGCCCCGCAGCACGACCATGCGGCACTGGAGCTAGAGGTGGCCAAGGTCCGGACCAAGCGGCGGCCCGTCGGCCCCAAGGCCGTGCCGGCAACGCCGCTGCACACCGGTGCGCCCTCCGCACCGGCCCATCTCTCCAGCGCCGCCCCCCAAGTGGCAGAGCCCACCCTCAACTATGGCGCCTTGAGAAAAGCGGTGGCACAGGCGAGCCAGGCCGACACGGCACAAACGATGCTGCAGACAGCCCCCCATAGCGTGGGCCAGCAAGTGCAGCCGGCACGACCCGGCTCCATCCTGGCCGCTGCACAGGCCGCAGCGCTGCTCGTCAGGGCCAAGCCTGGCTCAGAGAAAGACCCCTTATGA
- a CDS encoding dihydroneopterin aldolase — MHPIDPLPHATAALLAQCRRLFLRGLQVQASIGIHGFERAAPQRLRLDIDLYVPLAASTPQRDALDEVVDYDFVRQVVHQAVAAGHIGLQETLGDAVLDALLAHPGVVAARVATSKPDVYPDCEAVGVETFRLRPDAAALLPNAQP, encoded by the coding sequence ATGCACCCGATTGACCCGCTCCCGCACGCAACTGCCGCCTTGCTGGCACAATGCCGCCGGCTGTTTCTGCGCGGCCTGCAGGTGCAGGCGTCCATAGGCATCCATGGTTTCGAGCGCGCCGCCCCCCAGCGGCTGCGACTGGACATCGACCTGTATGTGCCGCTGGCTGCCAGCACGCCGCAGCGCGATGCCCTTGATGAGGTGGTGGATTACGACTTTGTGCGCCAGGTGGTGCACCAGGCCGTGGCCGCCGGCCATATCGGGCTGCAGGAAACCCTGGGCGACGCTGTTTTGGACGCGCTGCTGGCCCACCCTGGCGTGGTGGCCGCCCGCGTGGCCACCAGCAAGCCCGACGTATACCCCGACTGCGAGGCCGTGGGCGTGGAGACTTTCCGTCTGCGCCCCGACGCCGCAGCGCTTTTACCCAACGCACAACCATGA
- the trxC gene encoding thioredoxin TrxC: MTTPDTQHIVCPHCHKTNRVQSAQLGSGPDCGSCHQPLFTGEPVQLDADSFAKQVGRNQIPVVVDFWAPWCGPCRMMAPGFAQAAQQMEPAVRFAKLDTEAYPHVAAPFNVRSIPTMILFENGVEKARVSGAMPPGEIVRWVQSVL, encoded by the coding sequence ATGACCACGCCCGACACCCAGCACATCGTCTGCCCCCATTGCCATAAAACCAACCGCGTGCAGAGCGCGCAGCTGGGAAGTGGGCCGGATTGCGGCAGCTGCCATCAGCCCTTGTTTACCGGTGAGCCCGTGCAGCTGGATGCGGACAGCTTTGCCAAGCAGGTGGGGCGCAACCAGATTCCTGTGGTGGTGGATTTCTGGGCGCCCTGGTGCGGCCCCTGCCGCATGATGGCCCCGGGCTTTGCCCAGGCTGCGCAGCAGATGGAACCTGCCGTGCGCTTTGCCAAGCTGGACACCGAGGCCTATCCCCATGTGGCTGCACCCTTCAATGTGCGCAGCATTCCCACCATGATTTTGTTTGAAAACGGTGTGGAGAAAGCCCGCGTTTCCGGCGCCATGCCACCCGGGGAAATCGTGCGCTGGGTGCAGTCGGTGCTGTAG
- the ttcA gene encoding tRNA 2-thiocytidine(32) synthetase TtcA: MVNPMNAVTDNPWIAEDAADAAAPAATDNGAEAKPGKIKIEREQIKLEKRLCREVGKAIVDFNMIEEGDKIMVCMSGGKDSYTLLDILRKLQKRAPVKFDLVAVNLDQKQPGFPDHILPEYFKSIGVDYHIETQDTYSVVKRVVPEGKTTCGLCSRLRRAILYKVADELGCTKVALGHHRDDIVQTLMLNMFYGGRMKGMPPKLVSDDGKHVVIRPMAYVTEKDTIRWAQYQNFPIIPCNLCGSQDGLQRVAVGEMLREWDKKFPGRIESMFRAMGHIVTTHMMDPNLQDFKNAKATGIADPNGDTAFDHEELPTMAQLPGGVQVVQLG; this comes from the coding sequence ATGGTGAACCCCATGAACGCTGTGACTGACAACCCCTGGATCGCCGAAGACGCTGCCGACGCCGCAGCCCCGGCCGCTACCGACAACGGCGCCGAAGCCAAGCCCGGCAAGATCAAGATCGAACGCGAGCAGATCAAGCTGGAAAAGCGCCTGTGCCGCGAAGTGGGCAAGGCCATCGTCGACTTCAACATGATTGAAGAAGGCGACAAAATCATGGTCTGCATGTCCGGCGGCAAGGACAGCTACACCCTGCTGGACATTCTGCGCAAGCTGCAAAAGCGCGCGCCGGTGAAGTTTGACCTGGTGGCCGTGAACCTGGACCAGAAGCAACCCGGCTTTCCCGACCACATCCTGCCCGAGTACTTCAAGTCCATCGGCGTGGACTACCACATCGAAACCCAGGACACCTACAGCGTGGTCAAGCGCGTGGTGCCCGAGGGCAAGACCACCTGTGGCCTGTGCTCGCGCCTGCGCCGCGCCATCTTGTACAAGGTGGCCGACGAGCTGGGCTGCACCAAGGTGGCGCTGGGCCACCACCGCGACGACATCGTGCAGACGCTGATGCTCAATATGTTCTACGGCGGCCGCATGAAGGGCATGCCGCCCAAGCTGGTGAGCGACGACGGCAAGCATGTGGTGATCCGCCCCATGGCCTATGTGACCGAGAAGGACACCATCCGCTGGGCCCAGTACCAGAACTTCCCCATCATCCCCTGCAACCTCTGCGGCAGCCAGGATGGCCTGCAGCGCGTGGCCGTGGGCGAGATGCTGCGCGAGTGGGACAAGAAATTCCCCGGCCGCATCGAGAGCATGTTCCGCGCCATGGGCCATATCGTGACCACGCACATGATGGACCCCAATCTGCAGGACTTCAAAAACGCCAAGGCCACCGGCATTGCCGACCCCAACGGCGACACGGCCTTCGACCATGAAGAGCTGCCCACCATGGCCCAGCTCCCCGGCGGTGTGCAGGTGGTGCAACTGGGCTGA
- a CDS encoding class I SAM-dependent methyltransferase: MESSESLPGALTSHIQQAIAAQGGWLPFDRFMALALYQPGLGYYANDRAKFGQMPQSGSDFVTAPELSPVFGQLLAVQLAEALARTGTDEVWEFGAGTGALALQLLQALQALGVQIRRYTIVDLSGTLRARQQETLSAFAGLVHWVDQLPEQFGGVVVGNEVLDAMPVQLLQRSQGRWHERGVVAEGAGFAWQDRLSDLRPPLDIEGEHDYLTEIHAQGEAFIRTLGERLARGAAFFIDYGFGESEYYHPQRHMGTLVCHYQHQVDSDPLDKVGLKDITAHVNFTGTAVAAQDAGFELLGYTTQAHFLINCGLQQKLEQLTLVQRAPALKLMLEHEMGELFKVIGLVKGLEPWDTRGFANGDRTHRL; this comes from the coding sequence ATGGAAAGCTCTGAAAGTTTACCGGGCGCACTGACGTCCCACATCCAGCAGGCCATTGCCGCACAGGGAGGCTGGCTGCCGTTCGACCGCTTCATGGCGCTGGCGCTGTACCAGCCCGGCCTGGGCTATTACGCCAATGACAGGGCCAAGTTCGGCCAGATGCCCCAGTCCGGCAGCGATTTTGTGACCGCGCCCGAGCTGTCACCGGTGTTTGGCCAACTGCTGGCCGTGCAACTGGCCGAGGCCTTGGCGCGCACCGGCACCGACGAGGTCTGGGAGTTCGGCGCCGGCACCGGGGCACTGGCGCTGCAACTGTTGCAGGCGCTGCAAGCGCTGGGCGTGCAGATTCGCCGCTACACCATTGTCGACCTGTCGGGCACGCTGCGCGCACGCCAGCAAGAGACGCTTTCCGCGTTTGCCGGCCTGGTGCACTGGGTGGACCAACTGCCGGAACAATTCGGCGGCGTGGTGGTGGGCAACGAGGTGCTGGACGCCATGCCGGTGCAACTGCTGCAGCGCAGCCAGGGCCGCTGGCACGAGCGCGGTGTGGTGGCCGAGGGGGCGGGATTTGCCTGGCAGGACCGGCTGAGCGATCTGCGCCCGCCGCTGGACATTGAGGGCGAGCACGACTACCTGACCGAGATCCACGCCCAGGGCGAGGCCTTTATCCGCACCCTGGGCGAACGCCTGGCGCGTGGTGCGGCCTTTTTCATCGACTATGGCTTTGGCGAGTCGGAGTACTACCACCCGCAGCGCCATATGGGCACGCTGGTCTGCCACTACCAGCACCAGGTGGACAGCGACCCGCTGGACAAGGTGGGCCTGAAAGACATCACCGCCCACGTCAACTTCACCGGCACGGCCGTGGCAGCCCAGGACGCCGGCTTTGAGCTGCTGGGCTACACCACCCAGGCGCACTTTCTCATCAACTGCGGGCTGCAGCAAAAACTGGAGCAGCTCACGCTGGTCCAGCGCGCTCCAGCACTCAAATTGATGCTGGAACACGAAATGGGCGAGCTGTTCAAGGTGATAGGCCTGGTCAAGGGGCTGGAGCCTTGGGATACACGCGGCTTTGCCAACGGCGACCGCACGCACAGGCTGTAA
- a CDS encoding aminotransferase class V-fold PLP-dependent enzyme: MHYFNQAAGGLMPGNVLQTVADYMQREQTMGSFVAAQQVQPQLQQLYARLAELLHCAPSDIALTTGNSHGWNAVVGALPLAAGDRVLVAPGEWGGNYAMLLQLSARTGCVVETMPCTPEGALDLVALETQLERVKLITLTWVPANGCTVYDAHALGRLCARHGIAYVIDAAQALGHIPVDVQALQCDALTAPGRKWLCAPRGTGVVYLKPGFVEKLRPQVVDHLSCPITANGPVLRRDARVLEQSEASMALKLGLLAALDTAQAQGWAQRFAAIAQRANQLRTALAGVPGLTLQHLGDVPADCGILPFTLEGYTPAQVQQALLEQEIQVAASGMGYTPLDMQARGLPAVVRASVAWHTSEADIAALTRALKQLAAQAVAA, encoded by the coding sequence ATGCACTATTTCAACCAAGCCGCCGGCGGTCTGATGCCGGGCAATGTGCTCCAGACCGTCGCCGATTACATGCAGCGCGAGCAGACCATGGGCTCTTTTGTTGCTGCCCAGCAGGTACAGCCCCAGCTGCAGCAGCTGTACGCCCGGCTGGCCGAGCTGCTGCACTGCGCCCCGTCCGATATCGCCCTGACCACGGGCAACAGCCATGGCTGGAATGCCGTGGTCGGCGCCTTGCCGCTGGCCGCAGGCGACCGGGTGCTGGTGGCGCCCGGCGAATGGGGTGGCAACTACGCCATGCTGCTGCAGCTTTCGGCCCGCACCGGTTGCGTGGTGGAGACCATGCCCTGCACGCCCGAGGGCGCGCTGGACCTGGTGGCCTTGGAGACGCAGCTGGAGCGCGTCAAGCTCATCACCCTGACCTGGGTGCCGGCCAATGGCTGCACCGTGTACGACGCCCACGCCCTGGGCCGGCTCTGCGCCCGCCATGGCATTGCCTATGTGATCGATGCAGCCCAGGCCCTGGGCCATATCCCCGTGGATGTGCAGGCCCTGCAATGCGATGCGCTCACGGCCCCCGGCCGCAAATGGCTGTGCGCCCCGCGCGGCACCGGTGTGGTCTACCTCAAACCCGGCTTTGTCGAGAAGCTGCGCCCCCAGGTGGTGGATCACCTGTCTTGCCCCATCACCGCCAACGGCCCCGTACTGCGGCGCGACGCGCGCGTGCTGGAGCAGTCCGAAGCCTCCATGGCGCTCAAACTCGGCCTGCTGGCCGCGCTGGACACTGCCCAGGCCCAAGGCTGGGCCCAGCGCTTTGCCGCCATCGCCCAGCGTGCCAACCAGCTGCGCACCGCCCTGGCCGGCGTGCCGGGGCTGACGCTGCAGCACCTGGGCGACGTGCCCGCCGACTGCGGCATCCTGCCCTTCACGCTGGAGGGCTACACCCCTGCCCAAGTGCAGCAGGCGTTGTTGGAACAAGAGATTCAGGTGGCCGCCAGCGGCATGGGCTATACGCCACTGGACATGCAGGCCAGAGGCCTGCCCGCCGTGGTGCGGGCCTCGGTGGCCTGGCATACCAGCGAGGCCGATATCGCCGCGCTGACCCGTGCATTGAAACAGCTTGCAGCGCAAGCCGTAGCTGCATAA
- a CDS encoding dihydroneopterin aldolase, translating to MNHAATGSQTLTLTGLRFDANLGILAHEKTAPQPIQVDAELNLGPQALRPQDDDITHVLDYRKVRQIIIDECTSEHMNLLESLIGKLAQRLMQLPGVLGVRVKIAKLEIFEDCEVAIRIETGQW from the coding sequence ATGAACCACGCTGCGACAGGCAGCCAGACGCTCACCCTGACGGGCCTGCGTTTCGACGCCAACCTGGGCATTCTGGCCCACGAAAAAACCGCGCCCCAGCCCATTCAGGTGGATGCGGAGCTGAACCTGGGCCCGCAGGCGTTGCGCCCGCAGGATGACGACATCACCCATGTGCTGGACTACCGCAAGGTGCGCCAGATCATCATCGATGAATGCACGTCCGAGCACATGAACCTGCTGGAAAGCCTGATCGGCAAGCTGGCCCAGCGCCTGATGCAGCTGCCCGGCGTGCTGGGTGTACGCGTGAAAATCGCAAAACTGGAAATCTTTGAGGACTGCGAAGTGGCCATTCGCATCGAAACCGGACAATGGTGA
- a CDS encoding SDR family oxidoreductase, which produces MTPWVLITGGGLRLGREFCLAFARAGWNVACHYRHSADAAAATCAEAQALGVQAVALQADLADRQALPDLLDAFTAATATLPTALVHSASTFEPDSAQDFHQDWAKVDHQLHTNTLAPLALTAEWANRLARSPLEGSHSPVAIHVLDQKVHNLNPDYFSYTLSKLALERAVALQAQALAPAVRVVGISPGLMYPSGPQSDANYQRTARINLLRRPLAAADVARTGVFLAENPAITGCTLSVDNGQHLVPLARDVMFLAGDVPAA; this is translated from the coding sequence ATGACACCCTGGGTTTTGATCACCGGCGGCGGCCTGCGCCTGGGCCGCGAATTCTGTCTGGCCTTTGCCCGCGCCGGCTGGAACGTGGCCTGCCACTACCGCCACAGCGCCGATGCGGCCGCCGCCACCTGCGCCGAAGCGCAGGCCCTGGGCGTGCAGGCCGTGGCGCTGCAGGCCGACCTGGCCGACCGCCAGGCCCTGCCCGACCTGCTGGACGCCTTCACGGCCGCCACCGCCACCTTGCCCACGGCCCTGGTCCACAGCGCCTCCACCTTCGAGCCCGACAGCGCCCAGGACTTTCACCAGGACTGGGCCAAGGTCGACCACCAGCTGCACACCAACACCCTGGCGCCGCTGGCACTGACGGCGGAATGGGCCAATCGCCTGGCGCGCTCGCCCTTGGAAGGCAGCCACAGCCCTGTAGCCATCCATGTGCTGGACCAGAAGGTGCACAACCTCAACCCCGATTATTTTTCCTACACCCTGTCCAAACTGGCGCTGGAGCGGGCCGTGGCCCTGCAGGCCCAGGCCCTGGCACCGGCCGTGCGGGTGGTGGGCATCTCGCCGGGGCTGATGTACCCCAGCGGCCCGCAAAGCGATGCCAATTACCAGCGCACCGCCCGCATCAACCTGCTGCGCCGCCCGCTGGCCGCAGCCGATGTGGCGCGCACCGGCGTGTTTCTGGCCGAAAACCCGGCCATTACCGGCTGCACGCTGAGTGTGGACAATGGCCAGCACCTGGTTCCGCTGGCGCGCGATGTGATGTTTCTGGCCGGGGACGTCCCCGCCGCCTAA